A window of the Bacteroides thetaiotaomicron VPI-5482 genome harbors these coding sequences:
- a CDS encoding RluA family pseudouridine synthase, whose protein sequence is MTVVYEDNHIIVVNKTASEIVQADKTGDTPLSETVKQYLKEKYQKPGNVFIGVTHRLDRPVSGLVIFAKTSKALTRLNEMFRTSEVKKTYWAVVKNAPKEPEGELVHYLARNEKQNKSFAYDKEVPNSKKAILNYRLIGHSENYYLLEVDLKTGRHHQIRCQLAKMGCPIKGDLKYGAPRSNPDGSICLHARKVRFIHPVSKELIELEAPLPEGNLWKGFELL, encoded by the coding sequence GAGATTGTCCAGGCAGACAAGACGGGCGATACACCGCTTTCGGAAACTGTGAAGCAGTACCTGAAAGAGAAGTATCAGAAACCCGGAAATGTTTTCATCGGTGTGACACACCGGCTGGACCGCCCCGTAAGCGGCCTTGTTATTTTTGCCAAAACGAGTAAGGCACTCACTCGTCTGAACGAGATGTTCCGTACCAGTGAAGTGAAAAAGACTTACTGGGCAGTAGTAAAGAATGCCCCCAAAGAGCCGGAAGGTGAATTGGTGCATTATCTGGCACGTAACGAGAAGCAGAACAAGAGTTTTGCTTATGACAAAGAAGTGCCGAATAGCAAGAAAGCGATTCTGAATTATCGGCTGATCGGACATTCGGAGAATTACTATCTGCTTGAAGTAGACTTGAAAACCGGACGTCATCATCAGATTCGTTGCCAGTTGGCAAAAATGGGATGTCCCATTAAAGGAGACCTTAAATATGGCGCTCCGCGTTCCAATCCCGATGGCAGTATTTGCCTGCATGCGCGGAAGGTACGCTTCATCCATCCCGTGTCAAAAGAGCTGATAGAGCTCGAAGCCCCTCTTCCCGAAGGAAATTTATGGAAAGGATTTGAACTGCTTTAG
- a CDS encoding GH92 family glycosyl hydrolase, with protein sequence MNAFKLLMAASCFLGLATSGVAKQDYSKSEGLLQYVDPYIGSGFHGHVFVGTSVPYGMVQLGPNNIHKGWDWCSGYHYSDSILIGFSHTHLSGTGCTDLGDILIMPLNEIRTPRGNQDDIRDGYASKYSHDNEIARPEYYSLILDRYNIKAELTATDRVGFHRYTYPEGKPVSILIDLREGNGSNAYDSYIRKVDDYTVEGYRYVRGWSPSRKVYFVLKSDQKIEKFTAYDDNTPKLWDQLKVESVKSVLTFGNVKEVKIKVAISSVSCDNAAMNLQAELSHWDFDKVVKMSSDRWNKQLDKMTVESDDEAAKRVFYTAHYHTMIAPTLYCDVNGEYRGMNDMIYTDPKKANYTTLSLWDTYRALNPLMTIIQPEMVDNVINSMLSIYRQQDKLPIWPLMSGETNCMPGYSSVPVIADAYLKGFTGFDAEEALTAMKATATYEGQNGVPYVMAKGYIPADKIHEATSIAMEYAVDDWGIAAMAQKMGKTADYETFSKRAHYYKNYFDSSIHFIRPKLEDGSWRTPYDPARSIHGVGDFCEGNGWQYTFFAPQDPYGLISLFGGDKPFTSKLDSFFTNNDSMGEGASSDITGLIGQYAHGNEPSHHIAYLYTYAGEQWKTAEKVRFIMSDFYTDQPDGIIGNEDCGQMSAWYLLSAMGFYQVNPSDGVFAFGSPRFKKIEVKVRGGKVFTVEAPNNSKDNIYIQKVYLNGKPYHKSYITYDDIINGSTLKFEMGKKPAKNFGKASANRPIVLNK encoded by the coding sequence ATGAACGCATTTAAACTTTTAATGGCTGCTTCCTGCTTTTTAGGTCTGGCAACGAGCGGAGTGGCAAAACAGGACTATTCAAAGAGTGAGGGATTGTTACAGTATGTCGATCCTTATATCGGCTCCGGTTTTCACGGGCATGTATTTGTCGGAACGAGTGTTCCGTACGGCATGGTGCAACTCGGACCCAACAATATCCATAAAGGCTGGGACTGGTGTTCGGGATATCATTATTCCGACAGTATTCTGATTGGTTTCTCTCATACTCATTTAAGCGGTACGGGATGTACCGATCTGGGGGATATTCTGATTATGCCTCTCAATGAAATCCGTACTCCCAGAGGTAACCAGGATGATATACGTGACGGTTATGCGTCGAAATACTCACATGACAATGAGATAGCCCGTCCGGAATATTATTCTTTAATTCTGGACAGATACAATATCAAGGCCGAACTGACAGCTACTGACCGGGTAGGTTTTCATCGTTATACCTATCCCGAAGGAAAACCGGTCTCTATACTGATTGACCTGCGTGAAGGAAACGGTTCCAATGCATACGACAGCTATATTCGCAAAGTAGATGACTATACAGTGGAAGGTTATCGGTATGTCAGAGGGTGGAGCCCGTCGCGAAAAGTATACTTTGTGCTGAAGAGCGATCAGAAGATCGAGAAATTTACGGCTTATGACGATAATACCCCCAAACTTTGGGATCAACTGAAAGTAGAATCGGTGAAAAGTGTGCTTACTTTCGGCAATGTGAAAGAAGTAAAGATTAAAGTGGCTATTTCTTCCGTAAGTTGTGACAATGCAGCGATGAACCTGCAAGCGGAACTTTCTCACTGGGACTTCGACAAGGTGGTGAAGATGAGCAGTGACCGCTGGAACAAACAGTTGGATAAGATGACCGTAGAATCAGACGATGAGGCTGCCAAACGTGTGTTTTATACCGCACACTATCATACCATGATCGCTCCTACATTGTATTGTGATGTCAATGGTGAGTATCGGGGGATGAATGATATGATTTACACAGACCCGAAGAAAGCGAATTATACCACTCTCTCCCTTTGGGATACTTATCGCGCCTTGAATCCTCTGATGACTATCATTCAGCCCGAAATGGTGGACAATGTAATTAATTCAATGCTTTCCATTTATCGGCAACAGGATAAACTTCCTATCTGGCCTTTGATGAGCGGCGAAACAAATTGTATGCCGGGATATAGCTCTGTTCCGGTGATTGCAGATGCTTATCTGAAAGGATTTACCGGATTTGATGCGGAAGAAGCCTTGACGGCTATGAAAGCGACAGCAACTTATGAAGGGCAGAACGGAGTTCCTTACGTGATGGCCAAAGGATATATCCCTGCTGATAAAATCCACGAAGCTACTTCCATCGCTATGGAATATGCAGTAGATGACTGGGGAATCGCCGCTATGGCACAAAAGATGGGGAAGACGGCTGATTATGAGACATTCTCGAAGCGTGCCCATTACTATAAGAACTATTTCGATTCTTCTATCCATTTCATCCGTCCGAAACTGGAAGACGGTTCATGGCGTACTCCGTACGATCCGGCACGTTCTATTCACGGAGTCGGCGATTTCTGTGAGGGCAACGGATGGCAATATACATTCTTCGCTCCGCAAGATCCGTATGGATTGATCAGCCTGTTTGGCGGTGACAAGCCGTTTACATCGAAGCTCGACAGCTTCTTTACGAACAATGACAGTATGGGTGAAGGTGCTTCCAGTGATATCACCGGTCTGATCGGACAATATGCGCATGGCAATGAGCCGAGCCATCACATAGCCTATCTCTATACCTATGCCGGCGAACAGTGGAAAACAGCGGAAAAGGTTCGTTTCATCATGAGCGACTTCTACACAGATCAGCCGGACGGTATCATCGGTAATGAAGACTGTGGACAAATGTCTGCATGGTATCTCCTTTCTGCTATGGGATTCTATCAGGTGAATCCGTCTGACGGTGTGTTTGCATTCGGCAGTCCTCGTTTTAAAAAGATAGAAGTGAAAGTGCGTGGTGGTAAAGTGTTTACTGTTGAAGCACCGAATAATAGTAAAGATAATATCTATATTCAGAAGGTTTATCTGAATGGCAAACCTTATCATAAAAGTTATATTACGTACGATGATATAATTAACGGCAGTACTTTAAAATTTGAGATGGGCAAAAAGCCTGCCAAGAATTTTGGTAAAGCTTCTGCCAATAGGCCGATCGTTTTGAATAAATAG
- a CDS encoding glycoside hydrolase family 38 C-terminal domain-containing protein, whose amino-acid sequence MNKKVIAVALALALAGGSYAQDDTAKKKVKAYMVSDAHLDTQWNWDIQTTINEYVWNTISQNLFLLKKYPEYVFNFEGGVKYAWMKEYYPEQYEEMKKFIEEGRWHIAGSSWEASDVLVPSVEASIRNIMLGQTYYRQEFGKEGTDIFLPDCFGFGWTLPTIAAHCGLIGFSSQKLDWRNHPFYGKSKHPFTIGLWKGIDGKQVMLAHGYDYGRKWNNEDLSKNKDLEKLAQRTPLNTVYRYYGTGDIGGSPTLGSVRSVEQGIKGDGPVEVISATSDQLFKDYLPFNNHPELPVFDGELLMDVHGTGCYTSQAAMKLYNRQNEQLGDAAERAAVAAEWLGTASYPQHTLTEAWKRFIFHQFHDDLTGTSIPRAYEFSWNDELISLKQFSQVLTSSVNAIAGQMDTRVKGTPVVLYNANAFPVSDLTEIILEQPKTPKGFTVYNAQGKKVASQMIGYENGRAHILVAASLPANSYAVYDVRTGGSEKTISPSAASAIENSVYKITLDKNGDIISLTDKRNNKELVKDGKAIRLALFTENKSYAWPAWEILKETIDREPVSITDGAKITLVENGALRKALCIEKKYGKSLFKQYIRLYEGSRADRIDFYNEIDWQSTNTLLKAEFPLNIENEKATYDLGIGSVERGNNVQTAYEVYAQQWADLTDKNNSYGVSILNDSKYGWDKPDNNTIRLTLLHTPETKGNYAYQDHQDFGFHTFTYSLTGHNGALDKPATAIKAEILNQPIKAFSSPKHAGTLGKEFAFVRSSNDQVVIKALKKAEVSDEYVVRVYETGGAAPQQAAITFAGEIEKAVLADGTEKEIGSADFNKNQLNVSIAPYSIQTFKVKLKKKADLQAPACAYLPLDYDRRCFSWNAFRKEGNFESGNSYAAELLPDSILKADGIPFRLGEKEIANGLTCKGNVLQLPTGHSYNRIYFLAASAGEDAVATFSTGNNSQEITVPSYTGFIGQWEHLGHTEGFLKDAEIAYVGTHRHASDKDEAYEFTYMFKFGMDIPKGATTVTLPDHADIVLFAATLVNEKYPAVTPASELFRTALKADNGEEATTKTNLLKQAKLIKCSGETNEKEVARYAVDGDVKTKWCDTSTAPNYIDFDFGKEQTIRGWKLVNAGNEGSVFITHTCFLQGRNSPDEEWKTIDELSDNKKNTVVRQFKPTSVRYVRLLVTQSTQNNSLKAARIYELEVY is encoded by the coding sequence ATGAACAAAAAAGTAATTGCCGTAGCCCTCGCCCTTGCCTTAGCAGGAGGAAGCTATGCACAAGATGACACCGCGAAGAAAAAGGTGAAAGCCTATATGGTGTCGGACGCCCACCTCGACACCCAGTGGAACTGGGACATCCAGACAACAATCAACGAATATGTCTGGAATACCATTAGTCAGAACTTATTTCTGCTAAAGAAATATCCCGAATACGTTTTCAACTTTGAAGGGGGAGTGAAGTATGCGTGGATGAAGGAATACTATCCCGAACAGTATGAAGAGATGAAGAAATTCATCGAGGAAGGCCGCTGGCATATCGCCGGAAGTAGCTGGGAAGCAAGTGATGTGTTGGTTCCTTCCGTCGAAGCCTCCATCCGTAACATCATGCTCGGACAGACGTACTACCGGCAAGAGTTCGGAAAAGAAGGAACGGATATCTTCCTGCCGGACTGCTTCGGATTCGGATGGACGCTTCCCACCATTGCCGCACACTGCGGACTGATCGGCTTCTCTTCACAGAAGCTGGACTGGCGTAATCATCCCTTCTATGGAAAGAGCAAGCATCCGTTTACCATCGGACTCTGGAAGGGCATTGACGGCAAACAAGTAATGCTAGCCCACGGATATGACTACGGACGCAAATGGAACAACGAAGATCTCTCGAAGAATAAAGATCTGGAAAAATTAGCCCAACGTACTCCGCTCAATACGGTCTACCGCTATTATGGAACAGGGGATATCGGTGGCTCTCCTACTCTGGGTTCGGTACGTTCTGTAGAACAGGGAATCAAAGGTGATGGCCCGGTAGAGGTGATCAGTGCTACCAGCGATCAGTTGTTCAAAGATTATCTGCCGTTCAACAATCACCCGGAACTGCCGGTATTTGACGGAGAGTTATTGATGGATGTTCACGGAACAGGTTGCTATACTTCGCAGGCAGCCATGAAGCTGTACAACCGGCAAAACGAACAGTTGGGCGATGCAGCAGAAAGAGCGGCGGTCGCTGCCGAATGGTTGGGTACTGCCAGCTATCCGCAACACACGCTGACGGAGGCATGGAAACGTTTCATCTTCCATCAATTCCATGATGACCTGACGGGAACGAGTATCCCCCGTGCCTATGAGTTCTCATGGAACGATGAACTGATCTCTCTAAAACAATTCTCACAAGTACTGACTTCTTCCGTCAACGCCATTGCCGGACAGATGGATACACGCGTGAAAGGAACGCCTGTCGTTCTTTATAATGCAAACGCTTTCCCGGTATCGGACTTGACAGAGATCATCCTCGAACAGCCTAAAACCCCGAAAGGCTTCACTGTATACAATGCACAAGGCAAGAAAGTCGCTTCGCAAATGATCGGTTACGAGAACGGACGTGCTCACATCCTGGTTGCAGCGTCACTGCCCGCAAACAGTTATGCAGTGTACGATGTCCGCACCGGAGGATCTGAAAAAACGATCTCTCCTTCAGCCGCCTCAGCCATCGAAAACTCCGTCTACAAAATCACACTGGATAAAAACGGAGATATCATCTCACTGACCGACAAGCGCAACAACAAAGAACTCGTAAAAGATGGAAAAGCGATTCGCCTGGCACTCTTCACCGAAAACAAGTCGTACGCATGGCCTGCATGGGAAATCCTGAAAGAGACCATCGACCGTGAACCTGTCTCCATCACAGACGGCGCAAAGATCACTTTAGTGGAAAACGGCGCACTCCGTAAAGCACTCTGCATTGAGAAGAAGTATGGCAAATCGCTCTTCAAGCAATACATCCGCCTCTACGAAGGCAGCCGTGCCGACCGCATAGATTTCTATAACGAAATAGACTGGCAGTCAACAAACACACTGCTGAAAGCAGAGTTTCCTCTGAATATAGAAAATGAAAAGGCTACTTACGATCTGGGAATCGGCAGCGTGGAAAGAGGTAATAATGTACAGACCGCTTACGAAGTATATGCGCAGCAATGGGCAGACCTGACCGATAAGAACAACAGCTACGGTGTATCGATCCTAAATGACAGTAAATATGGCTGGGATAAACCGGATAACAACACGATCCGTCTGACTCTTCTCCATACACCGGAAACAAAAGGAAATTACGCTTATCAGGATCACCAGGACTTCGGCTTCCATACATTTACTTATAGCCTCACAGGACATAACGGAGCACTTGACAAACCCGCCACCGCCATCAAAGCTGAAATTCTGAATCAGCCGATCAAAGCCTTCAGCAGTCCGAAACATGCCGGAACACTAGGTAAAGAATTTGCTTTTGTACGTTCAAGCAACGATCAAGTCGTTATCAAAGCGCTGAAAAAAGCGGAAGTATCCGATGAATATGTAGTACGTGTATATGAAACAGGAGGCGCAGCTCCGCAACAGGCAGCCATCACCTTCGCCGGTGAAATAGAGAAGGCAGTACTTGCAGACGGTACGGAAAAAGAGATCGGCAGTGCTGACTTCAACAAGAACCAGCTGAATGTATCCATCGCTCCCTACAGCATACAGACATTTAAAGTGAAGCTGAAGAAAAAAGCTGATCTTCAAGCTCCGGCATGCGCTTATCTTCCTTTGGACTATGATCGCAGATGTTTCAGTTGGAATGCTTTCCGCAAAGAAGGGAACTTCGAATCGGGCAACAGCTATGCAGCAGAACTTCTCCCCGACTCCATCCTGAAAGCCGACGGCATTCCTTTCCGCTTGGGAGAGAAAGAAATTGCCAATGGTTTGACTTGCAAAGGCAATGTACTTCAGTTGCCAACCGGACATTCTTACAACCGTATCTATTTCCTGGCAGCCTCTGCCGGTGAAGATGCAGTTGCTACCTTCAGCACCGGTAACAACTCACAGGAAATCACCGTACCTTCCTATACCGGTTTTATCGGTCAGTGGGAGCATCTGGGACATACGGAAGGCTTCCTGAAAGATGCAGAAATCGCTTATGTCGGCACTCACCGTCATGCTTCTGACAAAGATGAGGCTTATGAGTTTACGTATATGTTCAAGTTTGGCATGGATATTCCTAAAGGAGCGACTACGGTTACTTTGCCGGATCATGCAGATATCGTATTATTTGCCGCAACGCTGGTTAATGAGAAGTATCCGGCAGTAACTCCGGCCTCGGAATTGTTCCGCACAGCCTTGAAAGCAGACAATGGAGAAGAAGCGACGACTAAAACAAACCTGTTGAAACAAGCCAAACTAATCAAATGTTCCGGTGAAACCAACGAAAAAGAAGTTGCAAGATATGCCGTAGACGGTGATGTGAAGACGAAATGGTGTGATACAAGCACGGCTCCCAACTACATTGACTTCGACTTCGGAAAGGAACAGACGATCCGTGGATGGAAGTTGGTAAATGCCGGAAATGAAGGCAGCGTCTTTATCACTCATACCTGCTTCTTACAAGGCAGAAACAGTCCGGACGAAGAATGGAAAACGATTGATGAACTGAGTGATAACAAGAAAAACACGGTAGTTCGCCAGTTTAAGCCGACTTCGGTACGTTACGTCAGACTGCTGGTTACACAATCTACACAAAACAACAGTCTGAAGGCTGCAAGAATCTACGAGTTGGAGGTTTATTGA
- a CDS encoding glycosyltransferase family 32 protein, with the protein MIPKNIHLIFLRKDEPFPELFEKCKQEIQVNHPDWNIRLYNKDDAQDILNQDLPEYIEAYNAFYHNVQKADFLRLALVYLYGGFYMDLDMLSLKPLDELRKYNLVLGEEKIVCQAEQEALNLRYRLRIANYMFGGIPKHPFLHRIMDEMAERATIILKSQQEILDITGPGLLTDTYWDNYGMYTDITLLRNTDKRCRQPYHNEISCHFGDYAAHLHAGTWRTGI; encoded by the coding sequence ATGATCCCAAAGAATATACACCTTATCTTTCTACGCAAAGATGAACCGTTCCCCGAACTATTCGAGAAATGCAAACAAGAAATACAAGTCAATCATCCGGACTGGAATATCCGCCTATATAATAAGGATGATGCACAGGATATATTAAATCAAGATTTACCTGAATACATCGAAGCCTATAATGCATTCTATCACAATGTACAAAAAGCAGACTTCTTAAGATTAGCCCTTGTATACCTCTATGGAGGATTCTATATGGATTTAGATATGTTAAGTTTAAAGCCACTTGATGAGTTGAGAAAGTATAATTTGGTTTTAGGAGAAGAGAAAATTGTCTGCCAGGCAGAGCAAGAAGCCTTGAATTTAAGATATCGACTTCGAATAGCCAACTATATGTTCGGTGGAATCCCTAAACATCCTTTTTTACACAGAATAATGGATGAAATGGCAGAAAGAGCCACAATAATCTTAAAATCGCAACAGGAGATTTTAGACATAACAGGTCCCGGCCTACTAACAGACACATATTGGGATAACTATGGAATGTATACAGACATCACATTATTAAGAAATACAGATAAAAGGTGCAGGCAACCTTATCACAATGAAATCTCATGCCACTTTGGAGATTATGCAGCTCATCTGCATGCCGGGACATGGAGAACGGGAATTTGA
- a CDS encoding glycosyltransferase family 32 protein: MKNSLRIPRIIHQTWKTKDVPSPLDQLPQTWKEYLPNWEYILWTDEMNREFVCKHFPDFLEKYDTYPCNIQRADAIRYLLLKVYGGLYVDMDFECLENIEFLLEGSDFIVGKEPDWHAKRFGFEYIICNAFMASTPDNDFINFVCQRLINHSGGKVVNNGFDILDSTGPFLLTHAFNAFPHKEDIRILESKTIYPIGQWEVEKIKNNQIPKEMEERINQAHAIHYFFGTWFGK; the protein is encoded by the coding sequence ATGAAAAACAGTTTAAGAATCCCACGAATTATCCACCAAACATGGAAAACAAAAGATGTACCTTCTCCTCTTGACCAACTGCCACAAACATGGAAAGAATATCTCCCGAATTGGGAATATATCCTATGGACAGATGAAATGAACAGGGAATTTGTCTGCAAACATTTCCCTGATTTCCTGGAGAAGTATGATACATATCCTTGTAACATACAAAGAGCAGACGCTATACGCTATCTTCTCTTGAAAGTTTATGGAGGATTGTACGTAGACATGGATTTCGAGTGCCTCGAAAATATTGAGTTCTTACTAGAAGGATCGGATTTTATCGTAGGTAAGGAACCCGACTGGCATGCTAAACGCTTTGGTTTTGAATATATCATTTGCAACGCTTTCATGGCGTCAACACCCGATAATGATTTTATCAACTTTGTATGCCAAAGGTTAATCAATCATTCCGGTGGGAAAGTTGTTAATAACGGATTTGATATACTGGATTCCACAGGCCCTTTCTTGCTAACGCATGCATTCAACGCATTTCCACATAAAGAAGACATACGTATCCTCGAATCAAAGACAATATATCCTATCGGACAATGGGAGGTAGAGAAAATAAAAAACAACCAGATTCCTAAAGAAATGGAAGAGCGTATCAATCAGGCTCATGCCATACACTATTTCTTTGGTACCTGGTTTGGTAAGTAA
- a CDS encoding DUF6734 family protein, translated as MKIVQTFWHGNNSLLDNSFGWMNPQYHLMSWALSCLSLKDNYQNIVLYTDSHGYEIFAEQLKLPYTDIIIQYDNLTCPEPHWAYPKLLTYSLQKEPFIHVDGDVYLPNKLDNTIEMSELIAQNKEIGSSYYKSMMNHILQKDLLMPSFLKKELEKDSIMSYNAGIIGGNDLEFIAEYCRTAFNFIESNHLNDINSKDIHINNNILFEQILFYAQSNSYNKPVATVLDHSVRDNGYIYDDFCNFYLYDKAKLLHIIGGHKKNQRICDLLSKTLLNKYPDYYNRVVELFANNHKRMQNKAKNTTFPDLSVQMCIASYQDYLHSLSKKWEKLSYTDLYDWEKCSSSYFMFLNAGKEEQAIFTINRNPYLSIYEIPEPWPTEAKKLLKERINKECHSDHFDIVCIPCLLYEGFKEVLINDLCYNILILIEEEKTFECLFNELLPCFSSEISKDKEQTYKLILTEVEYLLYHGVICIN; from the coding sequence ATGAAAATAGTACAAACCTTTTGGCATGGAAATAATTCATTGTTAGACAATAGTTTTGGATGGATGAATCCACAATACCATTTAATGTCATGGGCATTAAGTTGTCTTTCTTTAAAAGACAACTATCAAAATATCGTTTTATATACCGATTCCCATGGATATGAAATCTTTGCCGAACAATTGAAACTACCGTATACAGATATCATCATTCAATACGACAATCTAACTTGCCCTGAACCTCATTGGGCATATCCCAAGTTATTAACCTATTCACTCCAAAAAGAACCCTTCATACATGTAGACGGAGATGTATATTTGCCTAATAAACTAGACAACACCATAGAGATGAGTGAATTGATTGCTCAGAACAAAGAAATAGGAAGCAGTTATTATAAAAGTATGATGAATCATATTCTACAAAAAGATTTATTAATGCCATCCTTCCTAAAAAAAGAATTAGAAAAAGACTCTATCATGTCATATAATGCAGGAATTATCGGAGGAAATGACTTGGAGTTTATAGCTGAATACTGCCGGACTGCATTTAACTTTATCGAATCAAACCATTTAAATGATATAAACAGCAAAGATATTCACATAAATAACAATATCCTCTTTGAACAAATATTGTTTTATGCCCAGTCAAACAGTTATAACAAACCTGTGGCAACAGTCCTTGATCACAGCGTTCGTGACAATGGATACATTTATGATGATTTCTGTAATTTTTATCTATACGACAAAGCCAAACTATTACATATCATCGGCGGACATAAAAAGAACCAACGGATTTGTGATTTACTTAGCAAAACTCTATTAAATAAATATCCTGACTATTACAATAGAGTAGTAGAATTGTTCGCGAATAATCATAAGCGAATGCAAAACAAGGCTAAAAATACTACCTTCCCCGATTTGAGTGTACAAATGTGTATTGCATCCTATCAAGATTATCTTCATTCTTTGTCCAAAAAATGGGAAAAGCTATCTTATACCGATCTGTATGATTGGGAGAAATGCTCATCTTCCTATTTCATGTTTCTAAATGCCGGAAAAGAGGAACAAGCCATATTTACTATTAATAGAAATCCCTACCTATCCATTTACGAAATTCCGGAACCCTGGCCGACAGAAGCAAAAAAACTGCTTAAAGAACGTATAAACAAAGAGTGCCATTCAGACCACTTTGATATAGTATGCATTCCATGTCTGCTATATGAGGGTTTTAAAGAAGTGCTTATTAACGATTTATGTTATAATATTCTGATTCTCATAGAAGAAGAGAAGACATTTGAATGTCTGTTCAACGAATTGCTACCTTGTTTTTCATCTGAAATCAGCAAAGATAAAGAACAAACTTACAAATTAATTCTGACGGAAGTAGAATATCTTCTTTATCATGGGGTGATATGTATCAATTGA
- a CDS encoding glycoside hydrolase family 130 protein, protein MKSTFLFLVTTTMMTCTALGQPSNDKKNVLPDWAFGGFERPQGANPVISPIENTKFYCPMTQDYVAWESNDTFNPAATLHDGKIVVLYRAEDKSGVGIGHRTSRLGYATSSDGIHFKREKTPVFYPDNDTQKKLEWPGGCEDPRIAVTAEGLYVMTYTQWNRHIPRLAIATSRNLKDWTKHGPAFAKAYDGKFFNLGCKSGSILTEVVNGKQVIKKIDGKYFMYWGEEHVFAATSEDLVNWTPYVNTDGSLRKLFSPRDGHFDSQLTECGPPAIYTPKGIVLLYNGKNSASRGDKRYTANVYAAGQALFDANDPTRFITRLDEPFFRPMDSFEKSGQYVDGTVFIEGMVYYKDKWYLYYGCADSKVGMAIYNPKKPAAADPLP, encoded by the coding sequence ATGAAATCAACCTTTTTATTTCTGGTTACTACAACCATGATGACTTGTACCGCCTTGGGACAACCTTCCAACGACAAAAAGAACGTATTACCCGACTGGGCGTTCGGAGGCTTCGAACGACCACAGGGAGCTAATCCGGTGATATCTCCTATAGAGAACACGAAATTCTATTGTCCGATGACACAGGATTACGTTGCATGGGAATCCAATGACACTTTCAATCCGGCTGCTACCCTGCATGACGGCAAGATTGTCGTGCTGTATCGGGCAGAAGATAAATCCGGTGTCGGTATCGGTCACCGTACCTCACGTCTCGGATACGCCACTTCGAGCGACGGCATTCACTTCAAGCGGGAAAAGACCCCGGTATTTTATCCGGATAACGATACTCAAAAGAAACTGGAATGGCCGGGCGGATGCGAAGACCCGCGTATCGCCGTCACAGCAGAAGGACTGTATGTGATGACCTATACGCAATGGAACCGCCACATTCCGCGTCTGGCAATAGCCACTTCCCGCAATCTGAAAGACTGGACAAAGCACGGTCCCGCTTTTGCCAAAGCGTATGACGGCAAGTTCTTCAATTTAGGATGCAAGTCCGGCTCCATTCTGACCGAAGTTGTCAATGGGAAACAGGTGATCAAGAAAATCGACGGAAAATACTTCATGTATTGGGGAGAGGAACATGTGTTTGCCGCCACTTCCGAAGATTTAGTCAACTGGACTCCATACGTAAATACGGACGGCTCGCTGAGAAAACTGTTTTCACCCCGTGACGGACACTTCGACAGCCAGCTGACGGAATGCGGTCCTCCAGCTATTTATACTCCAAAGGGAATCGTACTTCTGTATAATGGTAAAAACAGTGCAAGCAGAGGCGACAAACGCTATACCGCCAATGTTTACGCTGCCGGACAAGCCCTCTTCGACGCCAATGACCCGACCCGTTTCATCACCCGTCTCGACGAACCGTTCTTCCGCCCGATGGATAGTTTCGAAAAGAGCGGGCAGTATGTAGACGGAACGGTGTTCATCGAAGGGATGGTTTATTATAAGGATAAATGGTATCTGTATTATGGTTGCGCAGATTCCAAGGTGGGTATGGCTATCTACAATCCGAAGAAACCTGCTGCCGCAGATCCGCTGCCCTAA